A genomic window from Leptospiraceae bacterium includes:
- a CDS encoding thioredoxin family protein, translating to MLKYIIIICFFIYSCSTDKKSLGYDPNLDVVSEFEAMKEKAKQEGKKRLLLIFGANWCGDCMAMDRILGEKEIQNVLAESYLLMKVDIGHFDKNLDFVRRFGNPIEKGIPSFVIIDEAGSILVSTNNGKFSKARKMKSESVLEFLLQYH from the coding sequence ATGCTTAAATATATTATTATAATCTGTTTTTTTATTTATTCCTGTAGTACCGATAAGAAATCTCTTGGATATGATCCAAATTTAGATGTGGTTTCTGAATTCGAAGCTATGAAAGAAAAAGCAAAACAGGAAGGGAAAAAGAGGTTACTTTTAATTTTTGGAGCTAATTGGTGCGGGGATTGTATGGCTATGGATAGAATTTTGGGAGAAAAAGAAATACAGAATGTTTTAGCCGAAAGCTACTTATTAATGAAAGTTGATATTGGACATTTTGATAAAAATTTGGACTTTGTCAGGCGTTTCGGTAACCCTATTGAAAAAGGGATTCCCTCTTTTGTAATTATCGATGAGGCCGGTTCTATCCTTGTTTCTACTAATAATGGGAAATTTTCAAAAGCCAGGAAAATGAAATCAGAATCTGTACTTGAGTTTTTATTGCAATACCATTGA
- a CDS encoding cytochrome c yields the protein MKIKHLILFLIAISLLSAGCNRKVPAMEYFPDMADSYAVESQEADYFAKNSSGARIPPEGTVPRGFYPYPYPADKYPTPETLTNPEKGLSNPVTKKTLAVYKRGEERYQIYCTPCHGVRGEGNGTVVGPKPRFAYAVPPLVSEKIQGWSDGQIYHIITNGRGLMGKYAPQIPSEDRWKIILYIRKLQEAHNKKVANR from the coding sequence ATGAAAATAAAACACTTAATATTATTTCTAATCGCTATTTCGCTTCTTTCTGCAGGCTGTAATCGCAAGGTTCCGGCCATGGAATATTTTCCGGATATGGCGGATTCCTATGCAGTTGAATCTCAGGAAGCGGATTACTTTGCAAAAAATAGTTCAGGAGCGAGAATTCCTCCTGAAGGAACGGTTCCGAGAGGATTTTATCCTTATCCGTATCCGGCAGATAAATACCCCACTCCGGAGACTTTAACCAATCCGGAAAAAGGGCTAAGCAATCCCGTTACGAAAAAGACACTGGCAGTTTACAAAAGAGGTGAGGAAAGATACCAGATTTACTGTACACCCTGCCATGGAGTAAGGGGAGAAGGAAATGGAACAGTTGTAGGTCCCAAACCTCGTTTTGCTTATGCAGTGCCACCTCTGGTTTCTGAAAAAATTCAGGGCTGGTCAGATGGACAGATTTATCATATCATAACCAATGGTAGAGGTTTAATGGGAAAATATGCGCCTCAAATTCCTTCGGAAGACAGGTGGAAAATTATACTTTATATTAGAAAGCTTCAAGAAGCTCATAATAAAAAGGTTGCAAATAGGTAG
- a CDS encoding M28 family peptidase: METLISFPNRSYDNLEGLNQSAAYIKKQFESIGLVAQEQVFIVDNETYKNIVAVIGQEGNPKIVIGAHYDVCGEQDGADDNASGISGLIELARVLKQGESQLKYRIEFVAYSLEEPPFFSTQSMGSYIHARSLFEKGEKIKLMICLEMIAYFSDEENSQDYPFPGMNLLYPRKGNFIAAVSNLRSSEYIKLFKDTMKEYTTLPCEVLAAPRILTGIDFSDHRNYWKFEYPAIMITDTAFYRNKNYHLPTDTIDTLDIPKMTEVVKGLSYFILSGKI, translated from the coding sequence ATGGAAACCTTGATCTCATTTCCCAATAGGTCTTATGATAATCTTGAGGGATTAAATCAATCAGCTGCTTATATAAAAAAGCAATTTGAAAGTATAGGTCTTGTTGCACAGGAACAAGTGTTTATTGTTGATAACGAAACGTATAAGAATATTGTGGCTGTCATAGGTCAAGAAGGGAATCCTAAAATTGTAATTGGTGCTCATTATGATGTTTGCGGTGAACAGGATGGAGCTGATGATAATGCTTCCGGAATTTCCGGTTTAATCGAGCTTGCAAGGGTTTTGAAGCAAGGAGAATCTCAACTTAAATATAGAATAGAGTTCGTAGCTTACAGCCTTGAAGAACCACCATTTTTTTCTACTCAGTCTATGGGAAGCTACATTCATGCACGTTCTCTATTTGAGAAGGGAGAAAAAATAAAACTCATGATTTGTCTTGAGATGATAGCCTATTTTTCTGATGAGGAAAACTCTCAGGATTATCCATTTCCCGGAATGAATTTATTGTATCCCAGAAAAGGAAATTTTATAGCGGCTGTTAGCAATCTACGTTCTTCGGAGTATATTAAATTATTTAAAGACACTATGAAAGAATATACAACACTTCCCTGTGAAGTTCTGGCTGCTCCAAGAATATTGACAGGTATTGATTTTTCCGATCACCGTAACTACTGGAAATTTGAATACCCTGCCATAATGATAACCGATACAGCTTTCTATAGAAATAAGAATTATCATTTACCTACCGATACAATTGATACTCTGGATATACCTAAAATGACGGAAGTCGTTAAGGGCCTTTCCTATTTTATATTATCAGGGAAGATTTGA
- a CDS encoding DUF3341 domain-containing protein encodes MPIPKILPEQFHTYKEAEKGVFGLFDGPDEILEAAEKTKEKGYRGFECYTPYPVHGLDDATGIARSGIPWITFFMGIFGCFMGYLFPYLVHSVDWPINFSGKDLNAWPAYVPVIFEVTVFFAAISSGVAFLYLSGCFSNPLRKPLHKDITSHKFALWIPADATGYKEEEVKTFITGLGAKEVTVVK; translated from the coding sequence ATGCCTATTCCAAAGATTTTACCGGAACAATTTCATACTTATAAAGAAGCTGAAAAAGGAGTATTCGGGCTTTTCGATGGGCCCGATGAAATCCTCGAGGCAGCAGAGAAAACCAAAGAAAAGGGATACAGGGGTTTTGAATGTTATACTCCTTACCCTGTTCACGGATTGGACGATGCCACCGGTATTGCTCGTTCCGGGATTCCCTGGATTACATTTTTTATGGGAATTTTTGGATGCTTCATGGGTTATCTTTTCCCGTATCTGGTTCACTCGGTTGACTGGCCTATTAATTTTTCAGGTAAGGACTTAAATGCCTGGCCGGCTTATGTGCCGGTGATTTTTGAGGTCACTGTGTTCTTTGCTGCAATCTCCTCCGGGGTAGCGTTTCTCTATCTGAGCGGCTGTTTTTCAAACCCCTTAAGGAAACCTTTGCACAAAGATATAACCAGTCATAAGTTTGCGCTCTGGATTCCGGCAGATGCAACAGGTTATAAAGAAGAAGAGGTCAAGACATTTATTACCGGACTCGGAGCCAAAGAAGTTACGGTTGTGAAATAA
- a CDS encoding adenylate/guanylate cyclase domain-containing protein, with product MIQEQALNSKLDAIKTYKSFTIEEVEQFGNILSKLEEDKLRHLNPYTFSKENNFSEEQCIELFIHAAKVGLLDFSYNLVCPACGGIVSSRKDFQTIQDDKFHCAACNLDTTFSLDDQIEVDFSIHPGIKKLKPVSLQKFEQYYRSFFSLNFVKASQINSYIMESIAAYGVIEADSTKEFSIEKSETDICRFISIENNAAIEIVYSSNLLKGEETQEAQFVAGSFSPSLIELRAHKLNLTIKNLSKKPISIILYRPEKKRIMELFIKNPIQRKKFLTAKDLFNNQSFRELFRVQLSDGFNLNVKSLTIMFTDLRGSTEMYDKAGDHMAYKLVQEHFEILMRVVKLHSGAIIKTMGDAIMATFSNPIDGFLAAREMMKRIQEMNESWKKKGYELGLKVGLNEGSALAVNNDERIDYFGQAVNIAARVQGLAKAGEIWISDSIYSFPGVAEKILENHYLLERQEASLKGVGGKATVYRVYVN from the coding sequence ATGATCCAGGAACAGGCGCTGAACTCAAAGTTAGACGCAATAAAAACCTATAAAAGTTTTACAATAGAAGAAGTGGAACAATTTGGTAATATACTTTCAAAGCTGGAAGAGGACAAACTTCGACATTTAAATCCCTATACTTTTTCCAAAGAAAATAATTTTTCAGAAGAACAATGTATAGAGTTATTTATACATGCAGCTAAGGTAGGTCTTTTAGATTTTAGTTATAATTTGGTCTGTCCTGCCTGCGGAGGAATTGTTTCTTCTCGGAAAGATTTTCAGACTATACAGGACGATAAATTTCACTGTGCTGCCTGTAATCTGGACACCACCTTTTCTTTGGATGACCAAATAGAAGTGGATTTTTCCATTCACCCCGGGATAAAGAAATTAAAGCCTGTATCCTTACAGAAGTTTGAACAATACTATCGATCTTTTTTTAGTTTGAACTTTGTAAAAGCATCGCAGATAAATTCATATATTATGGAAAGCATTGCAGCTTATGGAGTGATTGAAGCCGATTCTACAAAAGAGTTTTCCATCGAAAAGTCAGAAACTGATATTTGTAGGTTTATCAGTATAGAAAATAATGCAGCAATTGAAATCGTTTATTCCTCTAATTTATTGAAGGGAGAAGAGACTCAAGAAGCTCAGTTTGTTGCCGGTAGCTTTTCTCCTTCTCTTATAGAACTCAGAGCTCACAAATTAAACCTGACAATAAAGAATTTGAGTAAGAAACCTATCAGTATAATTCTTTATAGGCCGGAAAAAAAACGTATCATGGAATTGTTTATAAAGAATCCGATACAAAGGAAAAAGTTTTTAACCGCCAAAGATTTATTTAATAACCAGTCATTTAGAGAATTATTTCGCGTTCAACTTTCTGATGGGTTTAATTTAAATGTAAAAAGTTTAACTATCATGTTTACAGATTTAAGGGGTTCTACGGAGATGTATGATAAAGCCGGGGATCACATGGCTTATAAGTTAGTTCAGGAACATTTCGAAATTCTAATGCGTGTTGTAAAACTTCATTCCGGAGCCATTATTAAAACTATGGGGGATGCTATTATGGCTACTTTTTCCAATCCCATTGATGGTTTTTTAGCTGCAAGAGAAATGATGAAGCGTATTCAGGAAATGAATGAATCCTGGAAGAAAAAGGGATATGAACTCGGCTTAAAAGTCGGTTTAAATGAAGGCTCTGCTCTGGCTGTCAATAATGATGAAAGGATTGATTATTTTGGACAGGCTGTAAATATAGCAGCGAGGGTTCAGGGATTGGCCAAAGCAGGGGAGATATGGATATCAGATTCTATTTATTCTTTTCCCGGTGTAGCTGAAAAAATTTTAGAGAATCATTATCTACTGGAAAGGCAGGAGGCAAGTCTAAAAGGAGTTGGTGGAAAAGCAACAGTATACAGAGTTTATGTAAATTAA
- a CDS encoding MoxR family ATPase: MSQEPLNIQDGYVLSRELEEAVLTAEITGRPLLVKGEPGTGKTLLAEHISLKKKRPLFQWHVKSTSLAKEGLYFYDAVSRLNDSRFPDEETGRNVHNIEDYIRLGPLGEAFTLEKTCIVLIDEIDKADIEFPNDLLLELDRMRFVITETGKVVEAKIRPLFIITSNNEKELPDAFLRRCIFHFIEFPDKKMMEEIILAHFPDIQHSLLNTCISTFYKLRQISDLRKKPSTSELLDWIHVLLYQGADLRGMQRIPYIGTLIKNEEDLMNFASLFHVVANERN, encoded by the coding sequence ATGAGCCAGGAACCTTTGAACATACAGGATGGTTATGTACTATCACGAGAATTAGAGGAAGCGGTTTTGACAGCGGAGATTACAGGTCGTCCCCTGCTGGTAAAAGGAGAGCCCGGAACAGGGAAAACTTTGCTTGCTGAACATATATCCCTAAAAAAGAAGCGCCCTCTATTTCAATGGCATGTCAAATCTACAAGTCTCGCAAAAGAAGGTTTGTATTTTTATGATGCAGTTTCACGTTTGAACGACTCTCGTTTTCCTGATGAAGAAACAGGAAGAAATGTTCATAATATCGAGGATTATATTCGCCTCGGTCCATTAGGGGAAGCTTTTACACTAGAAAAGACCTGTATTGTTTTAATTGATGAAATTGACAAGGCTGATATTGAGTTTCCGAATGATTTACTTTTAGAATTGGATCGAATGCGCTTTGTAATTACAGAAACCGGTAAGGTAGTTGAAGCAAAAATTCGGCCTCTCTTTATTATTACTTCGAATAATGAAAAAGAATTACCCGATGCTTTTTTAAGAAGATGTATCTTTCATTTCATTGAATTCCCGGATAAGAAAATGATGGAAGAAATCATCCTGGCCCATTTTCCGGATATTCAACATAGCTTATTAAATACCTGCATTTCTACGTTTTACAAACTAAGGCAGATAAGCGATCTGAGAAAGAAGCCTTCAACCAGTGAATTGCTAGATTGGATTCATGTGTTACTATATCAGGGAGCAGACCTCAGGGGTATGCAAAGAATTCCTTATATAGGAACACTTATAAAGAATGAAGAAGATTTAATGAATTTTGCAAGTCTTTTTCATGTAGTAGCTAATGAGAGGAATTGA
- the murF gene encoding UDP-N-acetylmuramoyl-tripeptide--D-alanyl-D-alanine ligase has product MRENFNYSIFAIKRILSNSFQGMDFLEEAEFQYISISSIECDTSTLFVPLRGNRDGHEFIPDAIKRGVRFFLCERNHIILESLSEKEREGAIFVDNTLIALGKLAEFHRKRFQAVIIAVTGSSGKTTTKELLHTAFKHIKKEELVVTEKNYNNEIGLPFTLFRIGEKTKLVICELGMNHRGEIARLSIMAKPSFAMITNVGTAHIEYLGSTKEIARAKAEIMEGMERNTHLFVPEDIAHLNIISKQAKKKGIQLHLYGIGKDKVLDILEEDEKGFLLKFSSGSFRWNFIGKKILYNLSGVYLLATKLKQDPERILTNFFTYENTAKRLNIIDKKYKILDDCYNANPDSIKSSLEALKQVSGKAKTYAILGDMKELGEYSKKMHKELGKYAYHLGIDAIFSFGKDAEYISKSFQLKKGDTLSTHFRDTEEEIQKLIHYIRKNVATSSAILVKGSRSMKMERIVEGLKNIE; this is encoded by the coding sequence ATGAGAGAGAATTTTAACTATTCTATATTTGCAATAAAGCGTATTCTTTCCAACTCTTTTCAGGGAATGGATTTTTTAGAAGAGGCTGAATTTCAGTATATTAGTATTTCCTCCATTGAATGTGATACTTCGACTTTATTTGTTCCTCTGAGGGGAAATCGGGATGGTCATGAGTTTATTCCGGATGCTATAAAGAGGGGAGTCAGATTCTTTTTGTGTGAAAGGAACCATATAATACTGGAATCTCTCTCAGAAAAGGAAAGAGAAGGAGCAATATTTGTGGATAATACATTGATTGCTCTTGGAAAATTGGCTGAGTTTCACCGCAAGCGATTTCAAGCAGTCATTATTGCAGTAACTGGGTCCAGCGGTAAGACTACTACGAAAGAACTATTGCATACAGCTTTTAAGCATATTAAAAAAGAAGAGCTGGTAGTAACCGAGAAAAATTATAACAACGAAATTGGTTTACCTTTTACCCTGTTTCGAATCGGAGAAAAGACAAAGTTAGTTATTTGTGAACTGGGTATGAATCATAGAGGAGAGATTGCAAGGCTTTCTATTATGGCAAAGCCATCTTTTGCGATGATTACCAATGTGGGAACAGCCCATATTGAATATCTCGGTTCTACGAAAGAAATTGCCAGAGCAAAAGCTGAAATTATGGAAGGAATGGAAAGAAATACTCATCTTTTCGTTCCGGAAGATATAGCACACTTGAATATTATATCAAAGCAGGCTAAAAAGAAAGGAATTCAACTTCACCTTTATGGAATCGGAAAAGATAAAGTATTAGATATCCTTGAAGAAGATGAGAAAGGCTTCCTATTAAAATTTTCTTCAGGTTCTTTCCGCTGGAATTTTATAGGGAAAAAGATCTTATATAATTTGTCCGGTGTTTATCTACTTGCTACAAAACTGAAACAGGATCCGGAGAGAATACTTACAAATTTTTTTACTTACGAGAATACTGCAAAGCGCTTGAATATTATAGATAAGAAATATAAAATATTAGATGATTGCTATAATGCAAATCCGGACTCAATAAAGTCTTCTCTCGAAGCACTAAAACAAGTCTCAGGGAAGGCTAAGACTTATGCAATATTGGGTGATATGAAAGAGTTAGGTGAATATTCAAAAAAAATGCACAAAGAGTTAGGAAAATATGCCTATCATCTGGGTATTGATGCAATTTTCTCTTTCGGAAAAGATGCTGAGTATATATCCAAATCTTTCCAGTTGAAAAAGGGAGATACTCTGAGTACACATTTTCGGGATACAGAAGAGGAAATTCAGAAGTTAATACACTATATAAGGAAAAATGTAGCAACTTCATCGGCGATTCTGGTGAAAGGAAGTCGTTCTATGAAAATGGAGCGTATTGTGGAAGGATTAAAAAATAT
- the nrfD gene encoding polysulfide reductase NrfD — translation MSEAVKQELGITPLVEGGKNYKDVSDDISRPVESFPTKLWWGAFTLSLSILLMFLGIIGYLMYEGLYILGVNNPVGWGFFIVNFVFWVGIGHAGTLISAVLFLFRQKWRTGINRAAEAMTIFAVLTAASQLIIHIGRPWFGFWLFPYPNERGPLWVNFRSPLIWDTFAVSTYFAVSVVFWYIGLIPDIATIRDRTEHKLKKMVYSALSFGWVGSNRSWSHLEMVSLILSALSTPLVLSVHTIVSFDFAVSILPGWHTTIFPPYFVAGAIFSGFAMVVTLMVIARQVFNLKEYITLKHLENMNKVIMVTGLMVGLAYGTEFFIAWYSGNEYEGFAFVNRAFGPYAWAYWIMISCNVISPQIFWFKKLRTSIPVMFAASIFVNIGMWFERFVIVMTLHRDFQPSSWALYVPTKFDVLLLIGSFGLFFTLFLLFCRVLPVIAAAEVKSVMPTKGGHH, via the coding sequence ATGTCAGAAGCAGTAAAACAAGAATTGGGAATTACTCCGCTGGTTGAGGGCGGAAAAAATTATAAGGACGTTTCGGACGATATCTCAAGGCCGGTCGAGAGCTTTCCCACTAAACTCTGGTGGGGGGCTTTTACCCTTTCTCTGAGTATTCTCCTGATGTTCCTCGGAATCATCGGTTACCTCATGTATGAAGGTCTTTATATCCTCGGGGTTAATAATCCTGTAGGTTGGGGATTCTTCATTGTAAACTTCGTTTTCTGGGTCGGTATCGGTCACGCGGGAACTCTAATTTCCGCGGTTCTATTCCTGTTCCGGCAGAAGTGGAGAACCGGTATTAACCGTGCCGCAGAAGCGATGACCATCTTTGCAGTTTTAACGGCTGCCAGTCAGTTGATTATTCACATCGGACGTCCCTGGTTTGGGTTCTGGCTTTTCCCCTATCCGAACGAAAGAGGACCTCTCTGGGTGAACTTCCGCTCTCCTTTGATCTGGGATACTTTTGCGGTTTCTACTTACTTTGCAGTATCGGTGGTATTCTGGTATATAGGTTTAATCCCGGATATTGCTACTATACGTGATAGAACGGAACACAAACTCAAGAAAATGGTGTATAGCGCTCTATCTTTTGGTTGGGTAGGTTCAAATAGAAGCTGGTCTCATCTTGAGATGGTATCTTTGATACTTTCAGCCCTTTCGACTCCTCTCGTTCTTTCGGTTCACACGATAGTGAGCTTTGACTTTGCGGTTTCAATTCTTCCCGGATGGCACACTACTATCTTTCCTCCTTACTTCGTTGCCGGTGCGATTTTCTCCGGTTTTGCGATGGTAGTAACCCTGATGGTAATTGCCAGACAAGTATTTAACCTGAAAGAATATATTACATTGAAACACCTTGAAAATATGAACAAGGTGATCATGGTAACAGGTTTAATGGTGGGTCTGGCCTACGGAACTGAGTTTTTCATTGCCTGGTATTCCGGTAACGAATATGAAGGTTTTGCTTTCGTAAACCGTGCTTTCGGTCCTTACGCCTGGGCCTACTGGATTATGATATCCTGTAACGTAATTTCACCCCAGATTTTCTGGTTTAAAAAATTGAGAACCAGTATTCCTGTTATGTTTGCAGCTTCTATCTTTGTAAACATTGGAATGTGGTTTGAACGTTTTGTGATTGTAATGACTCTGCACCGCGACTTCCAACCTTCGAGCTGGGCACTTTATGTTCCAACAAAATTTGATGTGCTTCTCTTGATTGGTTCCTTTGGACTATTTTTTACACTCTTCTTGCTTTTCTGTAGAGTGCTTCCTGTGATTGCGGCTGCCGAAGTGAAATCTGTTATGCCTACTAAAGGAGGACATCACTGA